Proteins encoded within one genomic window of Pygocentrus nattereri isolate fPygNat1 chromosome 9, fPygNat1.pri, whole genome shotgun sequence:
- the LOC108442508 gene encoding cadherin-like protein 26 has translation MRTFILTTIIFFIITEVWTADASSSVERPRKKRAWIVDFGPMSFNLEEEHDGVFPHTLGQLSVEKDLLAGCFLSGPGVDEEPMDLFQLDQNRAVIEVNEKVDYEKNKNFTLRLGCISSENVHTRLEVEVQVLDVNDNAPVFDKASYETNVKESTPQGTDLVKVQALDLDDSSTGNGLFTFTILSVSPETTNLEFFIKQQSQTGWISFRGCLDYEEAQKYTIVVEAKDHGEPVQQSSTATVTVNIIDSNDHKPELSVKMGSGMVKERETGVVVYMLEVKDGDHQGSAGWRAKYTLHGEKAKNFKIETDLKTNDGIVSVVAPLDFEESPELTLSVSVENEEPLFSCKVKHRQSSGLWDVDYFRDVSSSAPLSFPITITVEDTNDPPELTHAVEHVTIMENTTAGQILWTFTAMDQDSSSPADFRFLKGEDVDNWVTVDSETGQVSTVKVLDRESPFVKDSVYSVTMYVVDKGEPPMTGTGTLVIHLLDQNDNLPVLEMNTLSMCLSDTITDITAVDLDLPPFSSPFNYELLGDVKEKWRIEPSFGTTVSLVKDSSVHSGHYELRVKIADSQGKFSVQDLTVSVNNCSIAYSGRTGKGPTVRLGAPAIAIILISVLLGILLVMFSLFFCAHKKDKLLMMEIQDVESSLIPYNIEAPGTDASDSLQKWIWTQTLELKLQKYLQTQTLECLPSWH, from the exons ATGAGGACCTTCATCCTGACTACCATCATCTTCTTTATCATAACT GAGGTGTGGACAGCAGATGCTTCCTCCTCAGTGGAGAGACCCCGTAAAAAACGAGCCTGGATAGTTGATTTTGGACCTATGAGCTTTAACCTGGAGGAGGAGCATGATGGGGTGTTCCCGCACACACTGGGACAG CTAAGTGTGGAGAAGGATTTACTTGCTGGATGCTTCCTCTCCGGACCCGGCGTTGATGAGGAGCCAATGGACCTTTTTCAACTTGACCAGAACCGTGCAGTTATTGAGGTCAATGAAAAAGTGGACTAtgagaaaaacaagaatttcaCG CTCAGACTGGGATGCATTAGCTCTGAAAATGTGCACACAAGATTAGAAGTGGAAGTCCAGGTTCTGGATGTTAACGACAATGCCCCTGTTTTTGATAAAGCGAGCTACGAAACCAACGTCAAAGAATCAACACCACAAG GCACAGATTTGGTGAAGGTGCAAGCGCTGGATCTGGACGACAGCAGTACAGGAAATGGACTCTTCACTTTCACAATCCTTTCTGTTTCTCCAGAAACCACAAATCTTGAATTCTTCATTAAACAACAGAGCCAAACTGGATGGATCTCATTCAGAGGATGTCTGGACTACGAG GAGGCCCAGAAGTATACAATAGTAGTGGAAGCAAAGGATCATGGAGAACCTGTGCAGCAGTCCAGCACGGCAACAGTTACAGTCAACATAATCGACAGCAACGACCACAAACCGGAACTGTCTGTCAAAATG GGCAGTGGAATGGTGAAGGAAAGAGAGACCGGAGTGGTCGTTTACATGCTGGAGGTAAAAGATGGAGACCACCAAGGGTCTGCAGGCTGGAGAGCTAAATACACTCTTCATGGAGAAAAAGCAAAGAACTTTAAGATCGAGACTGATCTGAAAACTAATGATGGGATCGTATCTGTAGTAGCA CCATTGGACTTTGAGGAGAGCCCTGAGCTGAcactgtctgtcagtgtagaGAATGAGGAGCCactcttctcctgtaaagtaaagCATCGGCAGAGTAGCGGCCTGTGGGATGTGGATTATTTCAGAGACGTCTCCAGCTCTGCTCCGCTGAGCTTTCCCATCACTATCACAGTGGAGGACACTAATGACCCTCCAGAGCTGACACACGCTGTAGAACATGTGACCATCATGGAGAACACCACAGCTGGACAGATCCTGTGGACATTTACAGCAATGGACCAGGATAGCAGCTCACCTGCAGACTTCAG aTTCCTTAAAGGAGAAGATGTAGATAACTGGGTGACTGTGGACTCAGAGACCGGCCAAGTGTCTACAGTAAAAGTTCTGGATAGAGAATCACCTTTTGTCAAAGACAGCGTTTACAGTGTCACTATGTATGTGGTCGACAAAG GTGAACCTCCAATGACGGGCACAGGAACACTGGTTATCCACCTGCTTGACCAGAATGATAATCTGCCTGTACTGGAGATGAACACGCTCAGTATGTGTTTATCTGACACGATCACGGACATCACCGCTGTGGATCTAGACTTGCCTCCATTCAGCAGCCCCTTCAATTACGAACTCCTTGGGGATGTGAAGGAGAAATGGAGGATTGAACCCAGCTTTG GTACGACTGTGTCTCTGGTGAAAGACAGCAGTGTGCATTCAGGTCATTATGAGCTCCGTGTGAAGATTGCAGATTCTCAGGGGAAATTCTCAGTCCAGGATCTGACCGTCAGTGTTAATAACTGCTCTATAGCATACAGTGGCCGAACTGGAAAAGGACCTACAGTGCGTCTTGGTGCCCCCGCCATCGCAATCATCCTGATCTCTGTGTTGCTGG GCATCCTGCTAGTGATGTTCTCATTGTTCTTCTGCGCACATAAGAAAGACAAACTCCTGATGATGGAAATACAGGATGTTGAAAGTTCTCTGATTCCTTATAATATTGAAGCTCCAGGAACCGATGCTAGCGACTCACTGCAAAAATGG ATCTGGACTCAAACTCTTGAACTGAAACTACAAAAATATCTCCAAACTCAAACTTTGGAATGTCTCCCGTCTTGGCACTGA
- the LOC108442509 gene encoding uncharacterized protein SCO4629-like isoform X1: protein MSVQPYFFFWGTGHHVKAMDDETEKRARVLWDYLCLRRPLEKSDVIIGLGCHDLRVAERSAQLFLDGWAPYLLFTGYLGKQTTGVWTRPEAEVFRDVALAMGVPEDRILLETAATNTGENIHFSYQTLRENGIPVKRLILVQQPFMERRVEATFLQQWPGPLEDTHCIITSPLIDMSSYPNPAVGTMKQLISNMLGAVERIRDYPNKGFQVKQEIPPEVLKAYYWLLHAGFSPQ from the exons ATGAGCG TTCAGCCTTATTTTTTCTTCTGGGGCACAGGCCATCATGTGAAAGCAATGGACGATGAGACTGAAAAGAGAGCCCGAGTTCTGTGGGATTACCTGTGTCTCCGGCGGCCGTTAGAAAAA AGTGATGTGATCATCGGTTTGGGCTGCCATGACCTGCGGGTGGCAGAGAGGTCAGCTCAGCTTTTCCTGGATGGGTGGGCCCCTTACCTGCTCTTCACTGGTTACCTGGGAAAACAAACCACAG GTGTGTGGACCCGCCCAGAGGCTGAGGTGTTTCGGGATGTAGCTTTGGCCATGGGGGTCCCTGAGGACAGGATCCTGCTAGAGACAGCAGCTACGAACACGGGGGAAAACATACACTTTTCCTATCAAACTCTCAGAGAAAACGGAATACCAG TGAAGAGGCTGATCCTGGTGCAGCAGCCCTTTATGGAGAGGAGAGTTGAGGCCACTTTCCTTCAGCAGTGGCCCGGACCCTTGGAGGACACACACTGCATCATCACCTCACCACTTATAGACATGAGTTCATATCCCAACCCTGCTGTGGGCACCATGAAGCAGCTAATCAGCAATATGCTAG GTGCTGTTGAGCGGATCCGGGATTACCCCAACAAAGGTTTTCAGGTGAAGCAGGAAATTCCTCCAGAAGTTTTGAAGGCCTACTACTGGCTCTTGCACGCTGGATTCAGCCCTCAGTGA
- the LOC108442509 gene encoding uncharacterized protein SCO4629-like isoform X2, with product MDDETEKRARVLWDYLCLRRPLEKSDVIIGLGCHDLRVAERSAQLFLDGWAPYLLFTGYLGKQTTGVWTRPEAEVFRDVALAMGVPEDRILLETAATNTGENIHFSYQTLRENGIPVKRLILVQQPFMERRVEATFLQQWPGPLEDTHCIITSPLIDMSSYPNPAVGTMKQLISNMLGAVERIRDYPNKGFQVKQEIPPEVLKAYYWLLHAGFSPQ from the exons ATGGACGATGAGACTGAAAAGAGAGCCCGAGTTCTGTGGGATTACCTGTGTCTCCGGCGGCCGTTAGAAAAA AGTGATGTGATCATCGGTTTGGGCTGCCATGACCTGCGGGTGGCAGAGAGGTCAGCTCAGCTTTTCCTGGATGGGTGGGCCCCTTACCTGCTCTTCACTGGTTACCTGGGAAAACAAACCACAG GTGTGTGGACCCGCCCAGAGGCTGAGGTGTTTCGGGATGTAGCTTTGGCCATGGGGGTCCCTGAGGACAGGATCCTGCTAGAGACAGCAGCTACGAACACGGGGGAAAACATACACTTTTCCTATCAAACTCTCAGAGAAAACGGAATACCAG TGAAGAGGCTGATCCTGGTGCAGCAGCCCTTTATGGAGAGGAGAGTTGAGGCCACTTTCCTTCAGCAGTGGCCCGGACCCTTGGAGGACACACACTGCATCATCACCTCACCACTTATAGACATGAGTTCATATCCCAACCCTGCTGTGGGCACCATGAAGCAGCTAATCAGCAATATGCTAG GTGCTGTTGAGCGGATCCGGGATTACCCCAACAAAGGTTTTCAGGTGAAGCAGGAAATTCCTCCAGAAGTTTTGAAGGCCTACTACTGGCTCTTGCACGCTGGATTCAGCCCTCAGTGA